One window from the genome of Amycolatopsis sp. NBC_01480 encodes:
- a CDS encoding amidohydrolase — MEPDEARHERVDQEIERLDERLWSLAGELHADPEPAGEEHNAAKRLTAELAAEGFDVRRGVAGLPTAFTARYGVGRPCVALLLAYDAQPGLGHARGHNLVAAAGLGAALAARRVLADDPGSLLVVGCPADETAPARAGVFDEADAALVFHPGAHSWSWTPLAARTEVHMTFHGRAAGLAAPEPGIDAVAALVQAFTAVAALRSRLPAGARVQGIVTRGGEATDVVPDLAEGRFGLHARTTAELDRLTADVTACAEGAALATGAKAVVEQLDASSHFCDNPVLSDRFSQHLAACGIYSTPPDPGVFTGSSGIGEVSIRVPSIRPLIAILDPAHADRPHEFAAAAASPRGRAVLLAAAAALGRTAVDLLAHPALVFQAWKARECS, encoded by the coding sequence ATGGAGCCCGACGAAGCCCGCCACGAGCGGGTGGACCAGGAGATCGAGCGGCTGGACGAACGTCTGTGGTCGCTCGCCGGAGAGCTGCACGCAGACCCGGAGCCGGCTGGTGAAGAGCACAACGCGGCGAAACGGCTGACCGCCGAGCTGGCGGCCGAGGGGTTCGACGTCAGACGCGGCGTCGCTGGTTTGCCGACAGCGTTCACTGCGCGTTATGGCGTCGGCCGGCCGTGCGTCGCGCTGCTCCTGGCGTACGACGCGCAGCCCGGCCTGGGCCACGCACGCGGGCACAACCTCGTCGCGGCGGCCGGGCTCGGCGCGGCGCTGGCCGCGCGCCGGGTGCTGGCCGACGATCCCGGGTCGCTGCTGGTCGTCGGGTGCCCGGCGGACGAGACGGCACCAGCGCGGGCCGGCGTGTTCGACGAGGCCGACGCGGCGCTGGTGTTCCACCCGGGCGCGCACTCGTGGTCATGGACCCCGCTGGCGGCGCGGACCGAGGTGCACATGACCTTCCACGGCCGCGCCGCCGGCCTGGCCGCCCCGGAGCCGGGCATCGACGCGGTCGCCGCGCTGGTCCAGGCGTTCACCGCGGTGGCGGCCCTGCGCTCGCGGCTGCCCGCGGGCGCGCGCGTGCAAGGCATCGTCACCCGCGGCGGCGAGGCCACCGACGTCGTGCCGGACCTGGCCGAAGGCCGGTTCGGGCTGCACGCGCGCACCACGGCGGAACTCGACCGGCTGACCGCCGACGTGACCGCGTGCGCCGAGGGGGCGGCGCTGGCCACCGGCGCGAAGGCCGTCGTCGAACAGCTGGACGCCAGCTCGCACTTCTGCGACAACCCGGTGCTGTCCGACCGGTTCAGCCAGCACCTCGCCGCGTGCGGGATCTACTCGACCCCGCCGGACCCCGGGGTCTTCACGGGCAGTTCGGGGATCGGCGAGGTGAGCATCCGGGTGCCGTCGATCCGGCCGCTGATCGCGATCCTCGACCCGGCACACGCCGATCGCCCGCACGAATTCGCCGCCGCCGCGGCGTCCCCGCGCGGGCGCGCCGTCCTGCTCGCGGCGGCCGCGGCCCTCGGCCGGACAGCGGTGGACCTGCTGGCCCATCCGGCCCTGGTTTTCCAGGCCTGGAAAGCTCGTGAGTGTTCATGA
- a CDS encoding alpha/beta fold hydrolase, with product MGTTRDLTLADGRALRVHDTGRGAVLTVVWHHGTPQTGALLAPVVEAADARDIRVISYGRPGYGGSAVQAGRTIASAADDVRQLADALGVGRFAVLGASGGGPHALACGALLPDRVSGVVCHASPAPYTEEFDWYAGMIDDSELRAGREGREASLAHGETAEFNEEQFLPIDWKALETTWSSLGKDAGAAGGSAEGQADDQVALASPWGFDLSAVTVPVLLAQGGADRVIPASHAEWLLRGLPDAELWLRPRDGHISVLNTIPVTLDWLLALS from the coding sequence ATGGGGACCACTCGGGATCTGACCTTGGCCGACGGCCGCGCGCTGCGAGTCCACGACACCGGCCGCGGCGCCGTGCTGACCGTGGTGTGGCATCACGGCACTCCGCAGACCGGCGCGCTGCTGGCGCCCGTGGTCGAGGCCGCGGACGCACGCGACATCCGGGTGATCTCCTACGGCCGCCCGGGTTACGGCGGTTCGGCCGTGCAGGCGGGCCGCACCATCGCGTCGGCCGCCGACGACGTGCGGCAGCTCGCCGACGCGCTCGGTGTCGGCCGGTTCGCGGTGCTGGGCGCGTCCGGCGGCGGACCGCACGCGCTGGCGTGCGGCGCGCTGCTGCCCGACCGGGTTTCGGGCGTGGTGTGCCACGCGAGCCCGGCGCCGTACACCGAGGAATTCGACTGGTACGCGGGCATGATCGACGACAGCGAGCTGCGCGCGGGCCGCGAAGGGCGCGAGGCGAGCCTGGCCCACGGCGAGACCGCCGAGTTCAACGAGGAGCAGTTCCTCCCCATCGACTGGAAGGCGCTGGAGACGACCTGGTCCTCGCTGGGCAAGGACGCCGGTGCGGCCGGCGGGAGCGCCGAGGGCCAGGCGGACGACCAGGTCGCGCTCGCCTCGCCGTGGGGCTTCGACCTGAGCGCCGTGACCGTCCCGGTGCTGCTCGCCCAAGGCGGCGCGGACCGCGTGATCCCCGCTTCGCACGCCGAATGGCTCCTGCGCGGGCTGCCGGACGCCGAGCTGTGGCTCCGTCCCCGTGACGGCCACATTTCGGTGCTCAACACCATTCCGGTCACGCTGGACTGGCTGCTCGCTCTCAGTTAG